The following proteins come from a genomic window of Nocardiopsis sp. YSL2:
- the sepH gene encoding septation protein SepH, translated as MHELRLVAVSEDGTYLVLASTGRGTRFMLPVDDRLRAAVRGQFSRLGQYEIEVENPLRPKEIQARIRSGETAEAISEISGIPIERVRWFEGPVLQEREYIAQQAQRATVRSHGDAAPGPSLEELVTKRIGAHQLETGDAEWDSWKREDRTWQLKLVYLHGGTERVAHWLYEPRHNSVSPADEEAARFSSADPLDPVPAPGANVTPFLPRRGEIPEPARTDTPPTADRRLDAASRPFTRDTPLDDPLRAAADPAAERERETERPGHGNERPREADRPRHRPLDPPHEEAPGLRAAEHRQADRYEHRAEPAAEPVRPSPAEPRRDDRDRAPGPAAPAARSEPPVPQRPRRRAAPDWPQDGPPARQEDSAPPAAEPPAQARPARRRRATIDLNDTGAAPRRAAPEPPPVAAPASGAAEPAPPKRKGRGRRASVPSWDEIMFGSKKGE; from the coding sequence ATGCACGAGCTTCGCCTCGTGGCCGTGAGCGAGGACGGCACCTACCTGGTGCTCGCCAGCACCGGCCGTGGAACCCGTTTCATGCTGCCCGTCGACGACCGCCTCCGCGCCGCTGTACGCGGCCAGTTCTCCCGGCTCGGCCAGTACGAGATCGAAGTGGAGAATCCGTTGCGCCCCAAGGAAATCCAGGCCCGCATCCGCTCCGGCGAGACCGCGGAGGCCATCTCCGAGATCTCCGGCATACCGATCGAACGGGTCCGCTGGTTCGAGGGGCCCGTCCTGCAGGAGCGCGAGTACATCGCCCAGCAGGCCCAGCGGGCGACCGTGCGCTCGCACGGCGACGCCGCGCCCGGCCCCTCCCTGGAGGAACTCGTCACCAAGCGGATCGGTGCCCACCAGCTGGAGACCGGGGACGCCGAGTGGGACTCGTGGAAGCGCGAGGACCGCACCTGGCAGCTCAAGCTCGTCTACCTGCACGGAGGGACCGAGCGCGTCGCGCACTGGCTGTACGAGCCCAGACACAACAGCGTCTCCCCCGCCGACGAGGAGGCCGCCCGGTTCTCCTCCGCCGACCCCCTGGACCCGGTTCCCGCGCCCGGCGCCAACGTCACACCGTTCCTGCCGCGCCGCGGGGAGATCCCCGAACCGGCGCGCACGGACACCCCGCCCACCGCCGACCGTCGCCTGGACGCCGCGTCCCGCCCCTTCACCCGGGACACCCCGCTGGACGACCCGCTGCGGGCGGCCGCCGACCCCGCCGCCGAACGGGAGCGCGAGACCGAGCGCCCCGGGCACGGCAACGAGCGGCCGCGTGAGGCGGACCGTCCCAGGCACAGGCCACTGGACCCGCCGCACGAGGAGGCCCCCGGCCTCCGCGCCGCCGAGCACCGGCAGGCCGACCGGTACGAGCACCGCGCCGAACCGGCCGCGGAGCCCGTCCGGCCCTCACCCGCCGAGCCGCGCCGCGACGACCGCGACCGGGCCCCTGGCCCCGCGGCCCCGGCCGCCCGGTCCGAACCGCCGGTCCCACAGCGGCCGCGCCGCCGAGCCGCGCCGGACTGGCCCCAGGACGGCCCGCCCGCACGCCAGGAGGACTCCGCGCCGCCCGCGGCCGAGCCGCCCGCCCAGGCCCGCCCGGCGCGCCGGCGACGGGCCACCATCGATCTGAACGACACCGGTGCCGCGCCCCGGCGCGCGGCTCCCGAGCCGCCGCCGGTCGCCGCCCCGGCCAGCGGAGCCGCCGAGCCGGCCCCGCCCAAGCGCAAGGGACGCGGCCGGCGCGCCTCGGTTCCCTCCTGGGACGAGATCATGTTCGGTTCCAAGAAGGGCGAGTAG
- a CDS encoding PH domain-containing protein, giving the protein MDDDGGRPREPRDQDTDGWAVPGSTPSRDARREADQAPSQDPARGPVPDEGTGEGPGSGVPRAEADDGALTARGALTPGAARTPRGATPEADRDGGGPAGPADRDGGGDGGADTSGSTGHETPARDWWGGGDGFAAAEPARRLSPRSMVVGPINQLRNLVVPIAVGLFVGGFNPWVIGASAAAVVALLAGGLVTWRTVSYQVGEERLEIRSGLVRRSRRTIPLERVRGVDVTSTLLHRLLGVAVVRIEAAAGAGGSEDGKLDAVAAAEAERLRRVLLDRRAVLAHGASGPAPDTGARAEGAAPRDSEAGTDSGAGADAAVTHFSMRPSWYLYGALSLAYLLTPFALLATLFGVVQQSAGDRAADYVLDLVTTTDRGLLTALSAVAAGVLVLLMPVFAVVSYAFTHWGFSLRERDGSLVAERGLFTRRSVTLEKRRIRGHELLDNPLERTRRAVRLRAIVTGLGDTANRAVLLPIGPRATVDAVLARALTPFRGSLTPHPRAALYRRWIRAVGPFAVLAGLGLVVQWPWLAVTGAVLAPLGVVLGLDRYRSLGHGYDGTMVSVRTGSLRRRQATVERSAVIGWIWTQTLLQRRAGLADLQVTVGAGDGGYTAMDASQRRSVAFAAGVTPEIVRPFLVRPRAEGAGTGDTAEG; this is encoded by the coding sequence ATGGACGACGACGGCGGACGGCCCCGGGAGCCCCGGGACCAGGACACCGACGGCTGGGCCGTCCCCGGCAGCACGCCCAGCCGGGACGCCCGCCGCGAAGCCGACCAGGCCCCCTCGCAGGACCCTGCGCGGGGTCCCGTGCCGGACGAGGGCACGGGAGAGGGGCCCGGGAGCGGCGTGCCCCGCGCGGAGGCGGACGACGGCGCGCTCACGGCCCGTGGCGCGCTCACGCCCGGAGCCGCGCGCACGCCACGCGGTGCGACCCCGGAGGCGGACCGGGACGGCGGCGGGCCTGCGGGACCCGCGGACCGGGACGGTGGTGGCGACGGCGGTGCGGACACGTCCGGCTCCACGGGCCACGAGACCCCCGCGCGGGACTGGTGGGGCGGGGGCGACGGCTTCGCCGCGGCCGAGCCCGCCCGCCGACTCAGTCCGCGCAGTATGGTCGTCGGCCCGATCAACCAGCTCCGGAACCTGGTGGTGCCGATCGCCGTCGGCCTGTTCGTCGGCGGATTCAACCCGTGGGTGATCGGTGCCAGCGCCGCCGCCGTGGTCGCCCTGCTCGCGGGCGGGCTGGTGACCTGGCGGACCGTCTCCTACCAGGTGGGCGAGGAGCGTCTGGAGATCCGCAGTGGACTCGTCCGGCGCTCGCGCCGCACCATCCCCCTGGAGCGGGTCCGGGGCGTGGACGTCACCAGCACCCTGCTGCACCGGCTGCTCGGGGTGGCGGTGGTGCGGATCGAGGCCGCCGCCGGGGCGGGCGGCAGCGAGGACGGCAAGCTCGACGCCGTGGCCGCCGCCGAGGCCGAGCGGCTGCGCCGGGTGCTGCTGGACCGCCGGGCGGTCCTGGCCCACGGCGCGTCCGGGCCCGCCCCGGACACCGGGGCCCGCGCGGAGGGGGCGGCCCCCCGGGACTCCGAGGCCGGAACGGACTCCGGGGCCGGGGCCGACGCCGCGGTGACGCACTTCTCGATGCGGCCGTCGTGGTACCTGTACGGGGCGCTGAGCCTCGCCTACCTGCTCACCCCGTTCGCCCTGCTGGCGACGCTGTTCGGCGTGGTCCAGCAGTCGGCGGGCGACCGGGCCGCCGACTACGTGCTGGACTTGGTGACCACGACCGACCGCGGCCTGCTGACCGCGCTGTCGGCGGTGGCCGCGGGTGTGCTGGTGCTGCTGATGCCGGTGTTCGCGGTGGTCTCCTACGCGTTCACCCACTGGGGTTTCTCGCTGCGTGAGCGCGACGGGTCGCTGGTCGCCGAACGCGGTCTGTTCACGCGGCGCAGCGTGACCCTGGAGAAGCGCAGGATCCGCGGCCACGAGCTGCTGGACAACCCGTTGGAGCGCACGCGCAGGGCGGTGCGGTTGCGGGCCATCGTCACCGGGCTCGGCGACACCGCCAACCGCGCGGTCCTGTTGCCGATCGGGCCCCGCGCCACGGTCGACGCGGTGCTGGCCCGGGCGCTCACCCCCTTCCGGGGATCGCTCACACCCCATCCGCGCGCGGCGCTGTACCGGCGCTGGATCCGCGCGGTGGGTCCGTTCGCGGTCCTGGCCGGACTCGGCCTGGTCGTGCAATGGCCGTGGCTGGCGGTCACCGGGGCCGTGCTCGCGCCGCTGGGCGTGGTCCTGGGCCTGGACCGGTACCGTTCCCTGGGCCACGGCTACGACGGGACCATGGTGAGCGTGCGCACAGGGTCGCTGCGCCGCCGCCAGGCCACCGTCGAGCGTTCGGCCGTGATCGGGTGGATCTGGACGCAAACCCTCCTGCAGCGGCGCGCCGGCCTGGCCGATCTCCAGGTGACCGTGGGCGCGGGCGACGGCGGCTACACGGCCATGGACGCCTCTCAGCGCCGCTCGGTGGCCTTCGCCGCCGGCGTCACCCCGGAGATCGTGCGTCCGTTCCTCGTGCGGCCGCGGGCCGAGGGCGCCGGGACCGGAGACACGGCGGAGGGGTGA
- a CDS encoding D-arabinono-1,4-lactone oxidase: protein MTDVLWNTWADTYQARPRRTAAPGSTGEVVSAVASAADDDLRVRMVGSGHSFTDVAVTDGLLLSPASLTKLRSVDPDAGTATVEAGLPLCDFNDALAEHGLALANMGDIAVQTMAGAVQTGTHGTGRDAGGLASQVVGLEMVLADGSVVECSADREPDLFHSARVGLGAFGVVTALTMAVRPAFLLHAREEPMPLDEVLERLPELRADNDHFEFFWFPHTGSTNTKRNNVSKGPARPLAPWRAWLDDDFLSNTVFDKVNRLCRRFPGAVPAVNQISARALSAREYTDASHRVFASVRDVRFVEMEYAIPAEHVADVLREARSIVDRGGHRVSFPVEVRFAPADDVWLSTAYGRDTAYVAVHMYQGTPYDAYFADLEAVFTSVGGRPHWGKMHTRDRAYLEGVYPRLGEALAVRERVDPDRRFGNAYLDRVFG, encoded by the coding sequence ATGACAGATGTGTTGTGGAACACGTGGGCCGACACCTACCAGGCCCGCCCCCGGCGGACGGCGGCACCGGGCAGTACCGGCGAGGTGGTCTCGGCGGTCGCCTCCGCCGCCGACGACGACCTGCGGGTCCGCATGGTCGGCTCCGGCCACTCCTTCACCGACGTGGCCGTCACCGACGGACTGCTCCTCTCCCCCGCCTCCCTGACCAAGCTGCGCTCGGTGGACCCGGACGCCGGAACGGCCACCGTCGAGGCCGGTCTCCCCCTGTGCGACTTCAACGACGCCCTGGCCGAGCACGGGCTGGCACTGGCCAACATGGGCGACATCGCCGTCCAGACCATGGCCGGCGCGGTCCAGACGGGCACGCACGGCACGGGCCGCGACGCGGGCGGGCTGGCCTCCCAGGTGGTCGGCCTGGAAATGGTGCTGGCCGACGGATCGGTGGTGGAGTGCTCCGCCGACCGCGAACCCGACCTGTTCCACTCCGCGCGGGTGGGGCTGGGGGCGTTCGGGGTCGTCACCGCCCTGACCATGGCGGTGCGGCCCGCGTTCCTGTTGCACGCCCGGGAGGAGCCGATGCCCCTGGACGAGGTCCTGGAGCGCCTGCCCGAGCTGCGCGCCGACAACGACCACTTCGAGTTCTTCTGGTTCCCGCACACCGGGAGCACCAACACCAAGCGCAACAACGTCAGCAAGGGCCCGGCCCGGCCGCTGGCCCCGTGGCGGGCGTGGCTGGACGACGACTTCCTCTCCAACACCGTTTTCGACAAGGTCAACCGGCTGTGCCGCCGCTTCCCTGGAGCGGTGCCGGCGGTGAACCAGATCAGTGCCCGGGCGCTGTCGGCGCGCGAGTACACCGACGCGTCCCACCGGGTGTTCGCCTCGGTGCGCGACGTGCGCTTCGTGGAGATGGAGTACGCGATCCCCGCCGAGCACGTCGCGGACGTGCTGCGCGAGGCCCGGTCGATCGTCGACCGGGGCGGCCACCGGGTGAGCTTCCCGGTGGAGGTGCGCTTCGCCCCGGCCGACGACGTGTGGCTGTCCACCGCCTACGGGCGGGACACGGCCTACGTGGCGGTGCACATGTACCAGGGGACGCCCTACGACGCGTACTTCGCCGATCTGGAGGCGGTGTTCACCTCCGTGGGCGGGCGCCCCCACTGGGGGAAGATGCACACCCGCGACCGCGCCTACCTGGAGGGCGTCTACCCGCGCCTGGGCGAGGCCCTGGCCGTGCGCGAGCGCGTGGATCCGGACCGCCGCTTCGGCAACGCCTACCTGGACCGGGTGTTCGGCTGA
- a CDS encoding response regulator transcription factor, translated as MRVLVVEDERVLADAVALGLRREAMAVDVVYDGDTALEHTAVNDYDVIVLDRDLPGTHGDDVARTLVEESYTGRILMLTASSGVQDKVEGLTIGADDYLAKPFAFAELIARVHALGRRSAPPLPPVLERHGITLDPANHRVHRDGREIALTPKEFAVLQVLMRAQGTVVSAEGLLEKAWDENADPFTNVVRVTVMTLRKKIGDPPVIQTVPGAGYRL; from the coding sequence GTGCGCGTACTCGTGGTCGAAGACGAACGGGTTCTGGCCGACGCCGTGGCCCTGGGACTGCGCCGCGAGGCGATGGCGGTGGACGTCGTCTATGACGGCGACACGGCCCTGGAGCACACCGCGGTCAACGACTACGATGTGATCGTGCTCGACCGCGACCTGCCCGGAACCCACGGTGACGACGTCGCGCGCACCCTGGTCGAGGAGAGCTACACCGGCCGCATCCTGATGCTCACCGCCTCCAGCGGGGTCCAGGACAAGGTCGAGGGCCTGACCATCGGCGCCGACGACTACCTTGCCAAGCCCTTCGCCTTCGCCGAGCTCATCGCCCGCGTGCACGCACTGGGCCGCAGGTCGGCGCCACCGCTGCCGCCCGTGCTGGAGCGGCACGGCATCACGCTCGACCCGGCCAACCACCGCGTGCACCGCGACGGCCGCGAGATCGCCCTCACACCCAAGGAGTTCGCGGTCCTGCAGGTGCTCATGCGCGCCCAGGGGACCGTGGTCAGCGCCGAGGGACTGCTGGAGAAGGCCTGGGACGAGAACGCCGACCCCTTCACCAACGTCGTGCGGGTCACCGTCATGACCCTGCGCAAGAAGATCGGCGACCCGCCGGTCATCCAGACCGTCCCCGGCGCCGGGTACCGCCTGTGA
- a CDS encoding ferrochelatase produces MRPYDAFLLISFGGPEGEDEVIPFLENVTRGRNIPRERLAEVGEHYFRFGGVSPINQQCRDLIAAITADFAAGGIDLPIYWGNRFWAPMLTDTLARMREDGVRRVLAVPTSAYCNWSSRTAYVEDIARARAALGEDAPEIDLVRPFYDHPGFVEPLVEHTRAALDALPADQREGVRLLFSAHSIPTAMAEASGGPEQGFGAQGAYGDQLAEVARLVVDRLDRDYPYELVYQSRSGPPSQPWLEPDVNDRIEELAAEGVPAVVVVPHGFVSDHMEVKFDLDVEARETAEKLGMGYQRALSPGTHPAFVSMVSDLVREYSARAERRRLGGLPRCAECTCDR; encoded by the coding sequence ATGAGGCCTTACGACGCGTTTTTGCTGATCTCCTTCGGTGGCCCGGAGGGTGAGGACGAGGTCATCCCGTTCCTGGAGAACGTCACCCGCGGGCGCAACATCCCCCGCGAGCGACTGGCTGAGGTCGGCGAGCACTACTTCCGCTTCGGCGGAGTGAGCCCGATCAACCAGCAGTGCAGGGACCTGATCGCCGCGATCACCGCCGACTTCGCCGCGGGAGGCATCGACCTGCCCATCTACTGGGGCAACCGGTTCTGGGCGCCCATGCTCACCGACACCCTCGCGCGCATGAGAGAGGACGGTGTCCGCCGCGTCCTCGCGGTACCCACCTCCGCCTACTGCAACTGGTCCAGCCGGACCGCCTACGTGGAGGACATCGCCCGGGCCCGCGCGGCCCTGGGCGAGGACGCGCCCGAGATCGACCTGGTCCGCCCCTTCTACGACCACCCGGGGTTCGTCGAACCCCTCGTCGAGCACACCCGCGCGGCCCTGGACGCCCTGCCCGCGGACCAGCGCGAGGGTGTGCGCCTGCTCTTCTCCGCCCACTCCATCCCCACGGCCATGGCCGAGGCCAGCGGCGGTCCCGAGCAGGGGTTCGGCGCCCAGGGCGCCTACGGCGACCAGCTGGCGGAGGTGGCCCGCCTGGTCGTGGACCGGCTCGACCGCGACTACCCCTACGAACTCGTCTACCAGAGCCGCAGCGGCCCACCGAGCCAGCCGTGGCTGGAGCCGGACGTCAACGACCGCATCGAGGAGCTGGCCGCCGAGGGCGTGCCCGCGGTCGTGGTCGTGCCCCACGGCTTCGTCTCCGACCACATGGAGGTCAAGTTCGACCTCGACGTGGAGGCGCGCGAGACCGCGGAGAAGCTCGGGATGGGCTATCAGCGCGCCCTCAGCCCGGGAACCCACCCCGCGTTCGTCTCCATGGTGAGCGACCTGGTGCGCGAGTACTCCGCACGGGCCGAACGCCGCCGCCTGGGCGGCCTGCCCCGCTGCGCGGAGTGCACCTGCGACCGCTGA
- a CDS encoding PH domain-containing protein, whose translation MNTPPHDPAPPPGEPAPDPGAEGEDAAELRPPLRRVSPRAVGVWTLRLLMGSLFNLVLLSAAAWAVSALGWGWVPDWAREHAWKAPLVYALYALLQIAIVPSWRYRVHRWEVTDDVIYTREGWISRTWQLVPVNRLQTVDHTQGWLERLFGVATLKVQTASFAGSSGIEGLDEEEARALSERLAVRAGALRGDAT comes from the coding sequence ATGAACACGCCGCCGCACGACCCCGCCCCTCCTCCCGGTGAACCCGCGCCGGACCCCGGAGCCGAGGGCGAGGACGCGGCCGAACTGCGTCCCCCGCTGCGCCGGGTCAGTCCCAGGGCGGTGGGTGTGTGGACGCTGCGGCTGCTCATGGGCTCGTTGTTCAACCTCGTCCTGCTCTCCGCGGCCGCCTGGGCCGTCTCGGCGCTGGGATGGGGGTGGGTGCCGGACTGGGCGCGCGAGCACGCCTGGAAGGCGCCGCTGGTCTACGCCCTGTACGCGCTGCTGCAGATCGCGATCGTGCCCTCCTGGCGGTACCGCGTGCACCGCTGGGAGGTGACCGACGACGTGATCTACACCCGGGAGGGGTGGATCAGCCGGACCTGGCAGCTCGTCCCGGTCAACCGGCTGCAGACCGTCGACCACACCCAGGGCTGGCTGGAGCGGCTCTTCGGTGTGGCGACGCTGAAGGTGCAGACCGCCTCCTTCGCCGGGTCCTCCGGCATCGAGGGGCTCGACGAGGAGGAGGCACGCGCGTTGAGCGAGCGGCTGGCCGTGCGCGCCGGAGCGCTGCGGGGGGACGCCACCTGA
- a CDS encoding inositol monophosphatase family protein translates to MSTTRSAPDPEALRDLAVTVAAEAGALAAEGQAGITVLDTKSSPTDVVTKMDRATEDLIRARLLAERPDDAVLGEEGGDEAGTSRVRWVVDPIDGTVNYLYGSPDWGVAIAAEVDGVVVAAAVHIPSRGEMFEAVLGGGARRDGEPLRAPDTVPLDRALVATGFGYFPERRVQQARVLLEVIPHIRDIRRGGSAAVDLTGLATGRYNAFYERGLHAWDWSAPGLVATEAGLRLGGLRGGPPSEDLVIAARPGLYEELSELLAPLGADTDG, encoded by the coding sequence GTGAGCACCACCCGGTCAGCACCAGACCCCGAGGCCCTGCGCGACCTCGCCGTGACCGTGGCCGCGGAGGCGGGAGCACTCGCGGCCGAGGGGCAGGCGGGCATCACCGTGCTCGACACCAAGTCCAGCCCCACCGACGTGGTCACCAAGATGGACCGCGCCACCGAGGACCTCATCCGGGCACGGCTCCTGGCGGAGCGCCCCGACGACGCCGTCCTGGGCGAGGAGGGCGGTGACGAGGCCGGAACCAGCCGGGTCCGGTGGGTCGTCGACCCGATCGACGGGACCGTCAACTACCTCTACGGCAGCCCCGACTGGGGTGTGGCGATCGCCGCCGAGGTGGACGGGGTCGTGGTCGCCGCCGCCGTGCACATCCCCTCGCGCGGGGAGATGTTCGAGGCGGTCCTGGGCGGCGGCGCCCGGCGCGACGGCGAGCCGCTGCGCGCCCCCGACACCGTGCCCCTGGACCGGGCGCTGGTCGCCACGGGCTTCGGCTACTTCCCCGAGCGGCGCGTCCAGCAGGCACGGGTGCTGCTGGAGGTCATCCCGCACATCCGTGACATCCGCCGGGGCGGGTCGGCCGCGGTCGACCTCACCGGCCTGGCCACGGGCCGCTACAACGCCTTCTACGAGCGCGGCCTGCACGCCTGGGACTGGTCGGCGCCCGGCCTGGTCGCCACGGAGGCGGGCCTGCGGCTGGGCGGGCTGCGAGGAGGGCCGCCCAGTGAGGACCTGGTGATCGCCGCCCGGCCCGGGCTCTACGAGGAACTGTCGGAGCTCCTGGCACCGCTGGGGGCCGACACCGACGGCTGA
- a CDS encoding ATP-binding cassette domain-containing protein has protein sequence MTDAIRAEGLVKQFKGKRALDGVDLTATTGAVLGVLGPNGSGKTTTVRILSTLLRPDEGRAEVGGFDVVRQPHEVRRLIGLTGQYAAVDAELSGTENLVLIARLLGFNRSQARARSAELLERFELSDAAGRPAKTYSGGMRRRLDLAASLVGRPALLYLDEPTTGLDPHSRNGLWDVVRGLVDDGVTVLLTTQYLEEADQLADDIMVLDHGRVITEGTPEQLKNHAGNQMLELQTVEPAQLPLATKIIEAVTSSPVTSDSVRARVPVTDAAVLPEVVRRLDEQGVAVAELSLRKPSLDEVFLALTGHTAEDETAGATADEGNRA, from the coding sequence ATGACTGACGCCATCCGCGCGGAAGGCCTGGTCAAGCAGTTCAAGGGCAAGCGAGCCCTGGACGGCGTCGACCTGACGGCCACAACGGGGGCCGTGCTGGGCGTACTGGGTCCCAACGGCTCCGGCAAGACGACGACCGTGCGCATCCTGTCGACGCTCCTGCGGCCCGACGAGGGACGTGCCGAGGTCGGCGGGTTCGACGTGGTCCGCCAACCGCACGAGGTCCGTCGCCTGATCGGGCTGACAGGGCAGTACGCCGCGGTCGACGCCGAGCTGAGCGGTACGGAGAACCTCGTCCTGATCGCCCGCCTGCTCGGCTTCAACCGGTCCCAGGCCCGCGCGCGCTCCGCGGAACTGCTGGAGCGCTTCGAGCTCTCCGACGCCGCCGGGCGCCCGGCCAAGACCTACTCCGGCGGCATGCGGCGCCGACTGGACCTGGCGGCCAGCCTGGTCGGCCGGCCCGCCCTGCTCTACCTGGACGAGCCCACCACCGGGCTGGACCCGCACAGCCGCAACGGCCTGTGGGACGTGGTGCGCGGGCTGGTGGACGACGGCGTGACCGTCCTGCTCACCACCCAGTACCTGGAGGAGGCCGACCAACTGGCGGACGACATCATGGTGCTCGACCACGGCCGGGTGATCACCGAGGGCACCCCCGAGCAGCTGAAGAACCACGCCGGCAACCAGATGCTGGAGCTGCAGACCGTCGAACCCGCCCAGCTGCCCCTGGCGACGAAGATCATCGAGGCCGTCACCAGCAGCCCGGTGACCTCCGACTCCGTGCGCGCCCGCGTTCCGGTGACCGACGCCGCCGTACTCCCCGAGGTCGTGCGCCGCCTCGACGAGCAGGGCGTGGCCGTCGCCGAGCTGTCGCTGCGCAAACCGAGCCTGGACGAGGTCTTCCTCGCCCTGACCGGCCACACCGCCGAAGACGAGACCGCGGGAGCCACCGCGGACGAAGGGAACCGAGCATGA
- a CDS encoding S9 family peptidase, with protein sequence MVRSWYELPEYLTLRRVNGLRLSPDGTRLVAPVSGLAPDAKTFRSALWEIDVEPESEGGRAPRRLTRSARGESAADFLPDGSVLFTTGRQDPEAEPQDKPGPALWLLPAEGGEARQVASRPGGVGAFAVARDSGLVAFTSDVLPDSEDADSDASARKAREEAGVTAILHEALPVRSWDSDVGPDHPRHFVAAPPADDDARLGEPRDLTPGAGLALLDSGPALTPDGATLVTAWRVPTGRGATRHDIVAIDTATGDRRTLVSDPGYDFDGPLVSPDGRSVLVGRAFPGDYDGEPRDHTLWLVDLATGRGRDLLADHELWPRDYAFAADSSAVFIVADQNGRRPVFRIGLADGELTRITGDHGAYSALNPSPDGRHVFALRDAWDAPPAPVRLDADTADGEPVRLRTPGSEPTMPGTLTEIEATADDGTRVRSWLVLPEEASADAPAPLVLWVHGGPYMSFNGWSWRWNPWLLAARGYAVLLPDPALSTGYGQDMLRRAWGQWGPRTHADVMAITDAAEARDDIDSERTAMMGGSFGGYMANWIAGHTDRFKAIVSHASLWALHGFSAVTDHPPVWEREFGTPLARPERYERNSPHLSADRIRTPMLVIHGDKDYRVPISEGLRLWRDLLLHEVDAKFLYFPDENHWILSPGNARIWYETIFAFLDHHVHGKEWARPELL encoded by the coding sequence TTGGTTCGTTCCTGGTATGAACTACCGGAATACCTCACACTGCGCCGCGTCAACGGACTGCGCCTCTCACCGGACGGAACCCGTCTGGTGGCGCCCGTCAGCGGCCTCGCCCCCGACGCCAAGACCTTCCGCAGCGCCCTGTGGGAGATCGACGTCGAACCGGAGTCCGAGGGCGGGCGGGCGCCGCGCCGTCTGACCCGCTCCGCCAGGGGCGAGTCCGCCGCCGACTTCCTTCCCGACGGATCGGTCCTGTTCACGACCGGCCGCCAGGACCCCGAGGCCGAGCCCCAGGACAAGCCCGGGCCCGCCCTGTGGCTGCTGCCCGCCGAGGGCGGCGAGGCCCGGCAGGTGGCCTCCCGGCCCGGCGGCGTCGGCGCCTTCGCCGTGGCCCGCGACTCCGGCCTGGTCGCCTTCACCTCCGACGTCCTGCCCGACAGCGAGGACGCCGACTCCGACGCCTCGGCCCGCAAGGCCCGCGAGGAGGCCGGGGTCACCGCCATCCTCCACGAGGCGCTCCCGGTCCGCTCCTGGGACAGCGACGTCGGCCCCGACCACCCCCGCCACTTCGTCGCCGCCCCGCCCGCCGACGACGACGCCCGCCTGGGCGAGCCCCGCGACCTGACCCCCGGCGCCGGCCTGGCGCTGCTGGACTCGGGACCGGCCCTGACCCCCGACGGCGCCACCCTCGTCACCGCATGGAGGGTTCCCACCGGCCGCGGCGCGACCCGCCACGACATCGTCGCCATCGACACGGCCACCGGCGACCGCAGGACCCTGGTCAGCGACCCGGGGTACGACTTCGACGGCCCCCTGGTCTCCCCGGACGGGCGATCGGTCCTGGTCGGTCGCGCGTTCCCGGGCGACTACGACGGCGAGCCCCGCGACCACACCCTCTGGCTGGTGGACCTGGCCACCGGGCGGGGCCGCGACCTGCTCGCCGACCACGAGCTCTGGCCGCGCGACTACGCGTTCGCGGCCGACTCCTCCGCCGTGTTCATCGTGGCCGACCAGAACGGGCGCCGCCCCGTCTTCCGGATCGGCCTCGCCGACGGGGAGCTCACCCGGATCACCGGCGACCACGGCGCCTACAGCGCGCTCAACCCCTCGCCGGACGGGCGCCACGTCTTCGCCCTGCGCGACGCCTGGGACGCGCCCCCCGCCCCCGTGCGGCTGGACGCGGACACCGCCGACGGCGAGCCCGTCCGCCTGCGCACCCCCGGCTCCGAGCCGACCATGCCGGGCACGCTCACCGAGATCGAGGCCACCGCCGACGACGGCACCCGGGTCCGCTCCTGGCTGGTCCTGCCCGAGGAGGCCTCGGCCGACGCACCGGCCCCGCTCGTGCTCTGGGTGCACGGCGGCCCCTACATGAGCTTCAACGGCTGGTCCTGGCGCTGGAACCCGTGGCTGCTGGCGGCGCGGGGCTACGCCGTCCTGCTGCCCGACCCGGCCCTGTCCACCGGCTACGGCCAGGACATGCTCCGCCGGGCCTGGGGGCAGTGGGGGCCGCGTACCCACGCCGACGTCATGGCGATCACCGACGCGGCCGAGGCCCGCGACGACATCGACTCCGAGCGCACCGCCATGATGGGCGGCTCGTTCGGCGGCTACATGGCCAACTGGATCGCCGGACACACCGACCGCTTCAAGGCGATCGTCTCCCACGCCTCCCTGTGGGCCCTGCACGGGTTCAGCGCCGTCACCGACCACCCGCCGGTGTGGGAGCGCGAGTTCGGCACGCCGCTGGCCCGGCCCGAGCGCTACGAGCGCAACTCGCCGCACCTGAGCGCCGACCGCATCCGCACGCCCATGCTCGTCATCCACGGGGACAAGGACTACCGGGTGCCGATCTCCGAGGGGCTGCGCCTGTGGCGCGACCTCCTCCTGCACGAGGTCGACGCCAAGTTCCTGTACTTCCCCGACGAGAACCACTGGATCCTCAGCCCCGGCAACGCCCGGATCTGGTACGAGACGATCTTCGCCTTCCTGGACCACCACGTCCACGGCAAGGAGTGGGCCAGGCCGGAACTGCTGTGA